The Streptomyces sp. NBC_00691 genome has a segment encoding these proteins:
- a CDS encoding NUDIX hydrolase: MLLYMSNGSAGAKSTPLHSVSVAGAVVRDDGRLLAIRRADNGTWELPGGVLELTEAPEAGVAREVLEETGIQVEVDELTGVYKNTTRGIVALVFRCKPSGGTERTSDESTAVDWLTPAEVEERMAEVYAIRLLDALDENGPHVRSHDGRRLLETSA; this comes from the coding sequence ATGCTCCTGTACATGAGTAATGGGAGCGCCGGAGCAAAGTCAACGCCACTCCACTCGGTGTCGGTGGCGGGAGCCGTCGTGCGCGACGACGGCCGACTCCTGGCAATCCGCCGAGCGGACAACGGCACTTGGGAACTCCCGGGCGGCGTCCTTGAACTCACAGAGGCCCCGGAGGCAGGCGTAGCCCGCGAGGTCCTGGAGGAGACGGGCATCCAGGTCGAGGTCGACGAACTGACGGGCGTCTACAAGAACACGACCCGAGGCATCGTCGCCCTGGTCTTCCGCTGCAAGCCCTCAGGCGGCACCGAGCGCACCTCGGACGAGTCCACCGCGGTCGACTGGCTCACGCCGGCCGAGGTTGAGGAGCGCATGGCCGAGGTCTACGCCATCCGCCTCCTGGACGCCCTGGACGAGAACGGCCCCCACGTCCGCAGCCACGACGGCCGCCGCCTCCTGGAGACGTCCGCATGA
- a CDS encoding mobile element transfer protein codes for MAARDHFHSVMRIGPVQIGTYRDRRGRTKYAAVCTADRCGWSSDYSSSSAAQLAARTHRCRLTD; via the coding sequence ATGGCCGCTCGTGACCACTTCCACTCCGTGATGCGGATCGGCCCCGTGCAGATCGGCACCTACCGCGACCGCCGCGGTCGCACCAAGTACGCCGCCGTGTGCACCGCCGACCGCTGCGGCTGGTCCTCCGACTACTCCAGCTCCTCCGCCGCCCAGCTCGCGGCCCGTACCCACCGCTGCCGCCTCACCGACTGA
- a CDS encoding DUF4097 family beta strand repeat-containing protein produces MAVVRRPFRMLLASGGVLVASLALTGCGSTDVEGAPVERKTFALGGDALTVDSDDSELVITPADIDDVRVERQVDGWVFMGSGPKPEWKLVDGKLTLRVNCDGVSSNCDAIHRIQVPRDVAVTVENDNGRVTADGFATPMKVRSDNGDVRVRKAGGALDIGTDNGDVAVEPGATAPEVVARSDNGDVRITLGSVPRRVDVVTDNGDVHVSVPTAEYKVTSASDNGDVRVDVPRRDTSEHSVSVRSDNGDVSVLTAN; encoded by the coding sequence ATGGCTGTTGTACGTCGTCCGTTCCGGATGCTGCTCGCCTCCGGTGGAGTGCTCGTCGCCTCTCTCGCGCTCACCGGGTGCGGGTCGACCGATGTCGAGGGGGCGCCCGTGGAGCGGAAGACGTTCGCCCTCGGCGGCGACGCGCTCACCGTCGACTCCGACGACTCCGAACTCGTGATCACCCCCGCCGACATCGACGACGTGCGCGTCGAGCGGCAGGTCGACGGGTGGGTGTTCATGGGGTCGGGCCCCAAGCCCGAGTGGAAGCTCGTCGACGGGAAGCTGACCCTGCGGGTCAACTGCGACGGCGTCTCCTCGAACTGCGACGCCATCCACCGGATCCAGGTCCCCCGCGACGTCGCCGTCACCGTCGAGAACGACAACGGGCGCGTCACCGCCGACGGCTTCGCCACCCCCATGAAGGTGCGCTCCGACAACGGGGACGTCCGCGTGCGCAAGGCCGGCGGGGCGCTGGACATCGGCACCGACAACGGCGACGTCGCCGTCGAGCCCGGCGCCACCGCGCCCGAGGTCGTCGCCCGGTCCGACAACGGCGACGTGCGCATCACCCTCGGCTCCGTCCCCCGCCGCGTCGACGTCGTCACCGACAACGGCGACGTCCACGTCTCCGTCCCCACCGCCGAGTACAAGGTGACGAGCGCCAGCGACAACGGCGACGTCCGGGTCGACGTTCCCCGCCGCGACACGAGCGAGCACTCCGTGAGCGTCCGCAGCGACAACGGTGACGTATCCGTCCTCACGGCGAACTGA
- a CDS encoding FmdB family zinc ribbon protein — protein MPRYEFRCRTCGDTFELSRPMAESSDPASCPAGHDDTVKLLSAVAVGGSASAAPAPSGGGGGGGCCGGGCCS, from the coding sequence ATGCCTCGTTACGAATTCCGCTGCCGGACCTGCGGCGACACCTTTGAACTCAGCCGGCCCATGGCCGAGTCCTCCGACCCGGCCTCCTGCCCCGCCGGGCACGACGACACCGTGAAGCTGCTCTCGGCCGTGGCCGTCGGCGGCTCCGCCTCCGCCGCCCCCGCGCCGAGCGGTGGCGGGGGTGGCGGAGGCTGCTGCGGAGGCGGTTGCTGCAGCTGA
- a CDS encoding HAD family hydrolase, which translates to MVASDLDRTLIYSSAALALGMPDAQAPRLLCVEVHESKPLSYMTEEAAGLLERLTGETVFVPTTTRTRKQYQRIQLPGSAPKYAICANGGHILVDGVTDADWHASVLRRLAEECAPLSEVRAYLTATTDLSWVRKHRVAEDLFAYLVVERERLPEDWLERFGAWAGERGWTVSLQGRKVYAVPKPLTKSAAVREVARRTGASLTLAAGDSLLDADLLLAADRAWRPGHGELAESDWTAPHLDVLAERGVAAGEEILRRFRAAAAV; encoded by the coding sequence CTGGTCGCGAGCGACCTCGACCGCACCCTCATCTACTCGTCCGCGGCCCTCGCCCTCGGCATGCCCGACGCCCAGGCGCCCCGGCTGCTCTGCGTCGAGGTCCACGAGTCCAAGCCGCTCTCCTACATGACGGAGGAGGCGGCCGGGCTCCTGGAGCGACTGACCGGCGAGACCGTCTTCGTCCCCACCACCACCCGGACGCGCAAGCAGTACCAGCGCATCCAACTCCCCGGCAGCGCGCCGAAGTACGCGATCTGCGCCAACGGCGGGCACATCCTCGTCGACGGCGTCACCGACGCCGACTGGCACGCCTCCGTGCTGCGCAGGCTCGCCGAGGAGTGCGCGCCGCTCTCCGAGGTCCGCGCCTACCTCACGGCGACCACGGACCTGTCCTGGGTACGCAAGCACCGCGTCGCCGAGGACCTGTTCGCCTACCTCGTCGTCGAGCGGGAACGGCTGCCCGAGGACTGGCTGGAGCGCTTCGGCGCCTGGGCGGGGGAACGCGGCTGGACGGTCTCGCTCCAGGGCCGCAAGGTGTACGCCGTACCGAAGCCGCTCACCAAGAGCGCGGCCGTCCGCGAGGTCGCCCGCCGCACCGGCGCCTCGCTCACCCTCGCCGCGGGCGACTCGCTCCTCGACGCCGACCTGCTGCTCGCCGCGGACCGGGCGTGGCGCCCGGGCCACGGCGAGCTGGCCGAGAGCGACTGGACGGCCCCCCACCTCGACGTCCTCGCGGAACGCGGAGTCGCGGCGGGGGAGGAGATCCTGCGCCGCTTCCGGGCGGCGGCCGCCGTCTGA
- a CDS encoding FtsK/SpoIIIE domain-containing protein: protein MTALWVTLALVATVALLLRWQRPAWYWMSFGILFAVVRVLVRYSSVMDACGLTVPPPRWRLALARMAGRPVPDSRVPRILRLRPTRTGLVLRVKLRPGQDAFDFSAASDRLRHSFVMRNVTTREIRSGVVELRMTGYDVLKRVQMPARPDGGVMRVPVAIREDGEVYYRDYRQVPHALNVGATQSGKSVYQRNLVTALARLDVALVGIDCKQGVELAPLARRFSALADNPDSAADLLDSLVEHMQDVYQLIRREQRLSADTPDAEITADIWDLPDGLRPTPIVLMVDEVAELALFATKDEEKRRDRIITALVRLAQLGRAAGVYLEICGQRFGSELGKGITMLRAQLTGRTAHRVNDETSANMAFGDIAPDAVLATVQIPTDRPGTAVVGDSSGGWVRIRTPHLTLRRAVNLCNAHASRTPEIPALDAFRPVLPSLAKTPAAATSTVPVTA, encoded by the coding sequence ATGACCGCCTTATGGGTCACGCTCGCCCTGGTCGCCACGGTCGCGCTGCTGCTTCGGTGGCAGCGGCCTGCCTGGTACTGGATGTCCTTCGGCATCCTCTTCGCCGTCGTGCGGGTCCTGGTCCGGTACTCGTCCGTCATGGACGCGTGCGGACTGACCGTCCCTCCCCCGCGCTGGCGGCTCGCTCTGGCCCGTATGGCCGGGCGTCCCGTCCCCGACTCACGGGTACCGCGGATCCTGAGACTGCGGCCGACGCGCACCGGCCTGGTGCTTCGGGTGAAGCTCCGTCCCGGTCAGGACGCCTTCGACTTCTCGGCCGCGTCGGACCGGCTCCGCCACTCCTTCGTCATGCGGAACGTCACCACCCGCGAGATCCGCTCCGGTGTCGTCGAGCTTCGGATGACCGGATACGACGTGCTCAAGCGGGTTCAGATGCCCGCTCGGCCTGATGGCGGAGTGATGCGGGTGCCGGTCGCCATACGGGAGGACGGAGAGGTCTACTACCGCGACTACCGGCAGGTCCCGCACGCACTGAACGTCGGCGCCACGCAGTCCGGCAAGTCTGTCTATCAGCGCAACCTCGTCACCGCCCTCGCCAGGCTCGACGTGGCCTTGGTAGGGATCGACTGCAAGCAGGGAGTTGAACTCGCTCCGCTCGCCCGGCGGTTCAGCGCGCTCGCCGACAATCCCGACAGCGCTGCCGACCTGCTCGACTCGCTCGTCGAGCACATGCAGGACGTCTACCAGCTCATCCGGCGCGAACAGCGGCTGAGCGCCGACACCCCGGATGCGGAGATCACCGCCGACATCTGGGACCTCCCTGACGGTCTCCGGCCGACGCCGATCGTTCTCATGGTCGACGAAGTCGCCGAACTCGCCCTGTTCGCAACGAAGGACGAGGAGAAGCGGCGGGACCGGATCATCACCGCCCTCGTCCGCCTCGCCCAGCTCGGCCGCGCCGCCGGCGTCTACCTGGAGATCTGCGGACAGCGCTTCGGCTCCGAACTCGGCAAGGGGATCACGATGCTCCGCGCCCAGCTCACCGGCCGCACCGCCCACCGCGTGAACGACGAGACCAGCGCCAACATGGCCTTCGGCGACATCGCGCCGGACGCCGTGCTCGCCACCGTCCAGATCCCCACCGACCGACCCGGCACCGCCGTCGTCGGCGACTCCTCCGGCGGCTGGGTCCGCATCCGTACCCCGCACCTCACCCTGCGGCGAGCCGTGAACCTCTGCAACGCCCACGCCTCCCGCACCCCTGAGATCCCCGCGCTGGATGCCTTCCGTCCCGTCCTGCCGAGCCTGGCCAAGACGCCAGCGGCCGCGACCAGCACGGTTCCCGTCACCGCCTGA
- a CDS encoding SpdD-like protein → MLRPRIPVNPLPTGTVVPLLQATSTKDVEPSTCTHHHVPVTPVVPQPQTPAVRLTPAGLVTVVAGGAGLVLIVGTVLVSMLLAVAVSAASVSVCAVVLRSLLNGRHKHR, encoded by the coding sequence ATGCTCCGGCCTCGTATCCCCGTCAACCCGCTCCCAACCGGCACCGTCGTCCCGCTCCTCCAGGCCACGTCCACGAAGGACGTCGAGCCGTCCACCTGCACCCATCACCACGTTCCGGTGACGCCGGTCGTGCCGCAGCCACAGACCCCGGCTGTCCGCCTCACCCCGGCCGGGCTCGTCACCGTCGTCGCCGGCGGCGCCGGGCTCGTCCTGATCGTCGGGACGGTCCTCGTCTCCATGCTCCTGGCCGTCGCCGTCAGCGCCGCCTCGGTCTCCGTCTGCGCCGTCGTCCTGCGCTCGCTCCTCAACGGCCGGCACAAGCACCGCTAG
- the repSA gene encoding replication initiator protein RepSA: MMTDDRPETGPVNATRSTSPPPLGNLDPATLADALRTAASPGFDRWTEQIHRTGGCSQPIHLQGWTLTRDKATGETLHRYSTDGEPGGRLRIACGNRRASRCPACAWTYAGDTYHLIRAGLAGDDRRDIPGTVRDHPRVFLTLTAPSFGPVHNRPCRCGTRHPEDAAELGTPLNPDSYDYATAVLFNNHAGQLWQRFTTRLRREIAASAGLSQRELKEVVRLSYGKVAEFQKRGAVHFHAVIRLDGPDGPDAPPPSWATAELLTRAIQAAAAHTYTTIAVTAVGDQPLRRLRWGTQLDIRPVKAFGDGSDITEQAVASYIAKYSTKAAETTGSLDRRIGNREALVLLGVPDHTRRLVEACFDLDPLYPERRLLAWAHMLGFRGHFSTKSRQYSTTLGELRQTRADYRAAQERAARGLDDIEPDTVLVLTSWAYAGQGHSPGEAALAASIARDIQLNRETAREALRDQLALEGAAA, encoded by the coding sequence ATGATGACCGACGACCGCCCCGAAACGGGCCCGGTCAACGCCACCCGCTCCACCTCTCCCCCGCCCCTCGGCAACCTGGACCCGGCCACCCTCGCCGACGCACTCCGGACCGCCGCTTCCCCCGGCTTCGACCGCTGGACGGAGCAGATCCACCGCACCGGTGGCTGCTCCCAGCCCATCCACCTCCAGGGCTGGACCCTCACGCGGGACAAGGCCACCGGCGAAACCTTGCACCGTTACTCCACCGACGGTGAGCCCGGCGGCCGGCTCCGGATAGCCTGCGGCAATCGTCGTGCCTCCCGTTGCCCCGCCTGCGCCTGGACGTACGCGGGCGACACGTACCACCTGATCCGCGCCGGCCTCGCCGGGGACGACCGGCGCGACATCCCCGGCACCGTGCGCGATCACCCCCGCGTGTTCCTGACCCTCACGGCGCCGTCGTTCGGGCCCGTCCACAACCGGCCCTGCCGCTGCGGCACCCGTCACCCCGAAGACGCTGCCGAACTGGGCACCCCGCTCAACCCTGACTCGTACGACTACGCCACCGCCGTGCTCTTCAACAACCACGCCGGACAGCTGTGGCAGCGCTTCACCACCCGACTCCGTCGTGAGATCGCCGCCTCTGCCGGTCTCTCCCAGCGGGAGTTGAAAGAGGTCGTCCGACTCTCCTACGGGAAGGTGGCCGAGTTCCAGAAGCGGGGCGCCGTCCACTTCCACGCGGTGATCCGCCTCGACGGACCCGACGGGCCCGACGCACCTCCCCCGTCCTGGGCCACGGCCGAACTCCTCACCCGAGCCATCCAGGCGGCCGCTGCCCACACGTACACGACCATCGCCGTCACCGCCGTCGGCGATCAGCCGTTACGCCGCCTCCGCTGGGGCACCCAGCTCGACATCCGGCCCGTCAAAGCCTTCGGCGACGGCTCCGACATCACCGAGCAGGCGGTGGCCTCCTACATCGCCAAGTACTCCACCAAAGCTGCGGAGACGACCGGCAGCCTCGACCGCCGCATCGGCAACCGTGAGGCCCTGGTCCTCCTCGGCGTCCCCGACCACACCCGCCGCCTCGTCGAAGCCTGCTTCGACCTCGACCCGCTGTACCCGGAGCGCCGACTTCTCGCCTGGGCCCACATGCTCGGCTTCCGGGGCCACTTCTCCACCAAGTCCCGGCAGTACTCCACCACCCTCGGCGAACTCCGGCAGACCCGCGCCGACTACCGCGCCGCCCAGGAGCGCGCCGCCCGCGGCCTCGACGACATCGAGCCGGACACCGTCCTCGTCCTCACCTCCTGGGCCTACGCCGGCCAGGGCCACTCCCCCGGTGAGGCCGCCCTCGCCGCCTCCATCGCCCGGGACATCCAGCTCAACCGTGAGACCGCCCGTGAAGCCCTACGCGATCAACTCGCCCTGGAAGGAGCCGCAGCATGA
- a CDS encoding SCO3933 family regulatory protein: protein MRQIPDDTSAALVMVAQPPTPKIANRQTGEIATDRETGATLMTVDVMFVMDGNAEILNLTVPQTGVSGELAMGTPVALTGVVARPWENEFNGQKRHGISFRAVAVTSLAASAAQAA from the coding sequence GTGCGCCAGATCCCCGACGACACCTCCGCCGCCCTCGTGATGGTGGCCCAGCCCCCGACCCCCAAGATCGCGAACCGCCAGACCGGCGAGATCGCCACCGACCGCGAGACCGGCGCGACGCTGATGACCGTCGACGTCATGTTCGTGATGGACGGCAACGCCGAGATCCTGAACCTGACCGTCCCGCAGACCGGCGTCTCCGGCGAACTGGCCATGGGTACCCCGGTCGCCCTGACCGGCGTCGTCGCCCGGCCCTGGGAGAACGAGTTCAACGGCCAGAAGCGCCACGGCATCAGCTTCCGCGCCGTCGCCGTCACCTCGCTCGCGGCCTCCGCCGCGCAGGCGGCCTGA
- a CDS encoding GntR family transcriptional regulator has translation MRVGRTVGTPAGAGRAVPRYVQIADEIVQQIRAGVLKAGDMVPSESELVERYRVAGGTIRKAMVEVRASGLVETRHGKGSIVKDRPPVRLRSSDRFRASHRRGGKAAYLAESEQSGATAKVSVLYIGPMEAPADIAERLGIDAGTQVLARRRLYFRNGTPVETASSYLPWDVVKDIPELFAENPGPGGIYARLEDHGHAFTEFVETLQARPASKAEASELALSPSAPVIHLLRDAVSEEGRVVEVCDTLMAADQFVFQYRIPATD, from the coding sequence ATGAGAGTGGGTAGGACTGTGGGAACTCCAGCAGGAGCTGGCAGAGCCGTACCTCGGTACGTGCAGATCGCGGACGAGATCGTCCAGCAGATCCGGGCGGGCGTCCTCAAGGCCGGCGACATGGTTCCGAGTGAGTCGGAGCTCGTCGAGCGATACAGGGTTGCTGGGGGGACGATCCGTAAGGCCATGGTCGAGGTGCGGGCCAGTGGGCTCGTTGAGACTCGGCACGGCAAGGGGTCGATCGTGAAGGATCGGCCGCCTGTGCGGCTGCGCTCTTCGGATCGGTTCCGTGCTTCGCATCGGCGGGGCGGTAAGGCTGCCTACCTCGCCGAGTCCGAGCAGTCTGGCGCAACCGCGAAGGTGAGCGTCCTCTACATCGGGCCCATGGAGGCGCCGGCAGACATCGCCGAGCGGCTTGGCATCGATGCGGGTACGCAGGTGCTCGCGCGGCGACGGTTGTACTTCCGGAACGGGACTCCCGTCGAGACCGCTTCGTCGTACCTGCCGTGGGACGTGGTGAAGGACATCCCCGAGTTGTTCGCCGAGAACCCTGGGCCCGGTGGCATCTACGCCCGCCTCGAAGACCACGGCCATGCCTTCACCGAGTTCGTCGAGACGCTCCAGGCCCGGCCGGCCTCGAAGGCGGAGGCATCCGAGCTGGCCTTGAGTCCCAGTGCCCCGGTGATTCACCTGCTGCGCGACGCGGTATCCGAGGAGGGCCGAGTCGTGGAGGTGTGCGACACCCTCATGGCCGCTGACCAGTTCGTCTTCCAGTACCGGATCCCCGCGACCGACTGA
- a CDS encoding tyrosine-type recombinase/integrase yields the protein MAAQRKRNPNGAGTITQRKDGRFQAAVYVLQPDGTRARKFVYGKTWAECDTKRRALLDKVDNGVPVPTRSMKLSEWLPYWLDNIVKPRRKKTTAAKYEVHVRLYLVPMLGSKRLESLAVADVRRFLVQLEKKTSAATAKESHRVLRTALTAACREELVSRNVATLVEPPTVAARELSPWSLDETLDFLAAARKDPLYAAFVLAIALGFRRGEVVGLRWENVDLDKREIRVRTQRQRVAGEVYEDDPKGRRRKQTLPLPAICVAPLRWQRLKQATARERAGERWTETGYVFTTRTGQPIEPRNLYRSFTRVAKNAGLRVVRLHDARHGTATLLTAAGVPPRVVMEILGHSQIAVTMNVYTHVVQDTQREAVSHIDRLLRSRPRS from the coding sequence ATGGCCGCCCAGCGCAAGCGCAATCCCAACGGGGCCGGCACCATCACCCAGCGGAAGGACGGCCGTTTCCAGGCCGCCGTCTACGTCCTCCAGCCCGACGGCACCCGTGCCCGGAAGTTCGTCTACGGCAAGACCTGGGCCGAGTGCGACACCAAGCGCCGCGCGCTCCTCGACAAGGTCGACAACGGCGTTCCCGTCCCGACCCGTTCGATGAAGCTCTCCGAGTGGCTGCCGTACTGGCTGGACAACATCGTCAAGCCGCGCCGCAAAAAGACCACCGCGGCCAAGTACGAGGTGCACGTCCGGCTCTACCTCGTCCCGATGCTCGGTTCCAAGCGGCTGGAATCCCTCGCCGTCGCCGACGTCCGGCGCTTCCTCGTCCAGTTGGAGAAGAAGACCAGCGCCGCCACCGCCAAGGAGTCGCACCGCGTCCTGCGCACCGCCCTCACCGCCGCCTGCCGTGAGGAGCTGGTGAGCCGGAACGTCGCGACGCTCGTCGAGCCGCCGACCGTCGCCGCCCGGGAGCTCTCCCCCTGGTCCCTGGACGAGACGCTCGATTTCCTCGCCGCAGCACGGAAGGACCCGCTGTACGCCGCCTTCGTGCTCGCCATCGCCCTCGGCTTCCGCCGCGGGGAGGTCGTCGGCCTCCGCTGGGAGAACGTCGACCTCGACAAGCGGGAGATCCGGGTCAGGACGCAACGGCAGCGGGTGGCCGGTGAGGTGTACGAGGACGACCCCAAGGGGCGGCGACGCAAGCAGACGCTTCCGCTCCCCGCGATCTGCGTCGCGCCCCTGCGATGGCAGCGCCTCAAGCAGGCCACCGCCCGCGAGCGTGCCGGGGAGAGGTGGACGGAGACCGGGTACGTCTTCACCACCCGCACCGGCCAGCCCATCGAGCCCCGGAACCTCTACCGATCGTTCACCCGCGTCGCGAAGAACGCCGGTCTCCGTGTCGTCCGACTCCACGACGCCCGGCACGGTACGGCGACGCTCCTCACCGCCGCCGGCGTCCCGCCCCGCGTGGTGATGGAAATCCTCGGACACAGCCAGATCGCCGTCACGATGAACGTCTACACCCACGTCGTCCAGGACACGCAGCGCGAGGCCGTGAGTCACATCGACCGGCTGCTCAGGAGCCGTCCCCGGTCGTGA
- a CDS encoding helix-turn-helix domain-containing protein: MTTATAELLTVPEVMARLKLGRSTVYDLIRSRRLVSLTIGRSRRVPADAVRDFIDNQIEEAA; this comes from the coding sequence ATGACGACCGCCACCGCTGAGCTGCTCACCGTGCCGGAGGTCATGGCGCGGCTCAAGCTCGGTCGTTCCACCGTCTACGACCTCATCCGCTCCCGCCGCCTGGTCTCCCTGACCATCGGCCGGTCGCGCCGCGTTCCCGCCGACGCCGTCCGGGACTTCATCGACAACCAGATAGAGGAGGCTGCCTGA